Genomic segment of Coleofasciculus sp. FACHB-T130:
GCGTGCCGCCTGTTCCCTCGCCAAAAGCTGGATGCGCTCCTCCTCTTGCCGCTTGCGCTCGTCGATATCCGTGTTCGTCCCAAACCAACTGACGATCCTGCCTTCGTTATCATGCACGGGTACCGCCCGTCCCAAGTGCCAGCGATAGTTTCCCTCAGCCGAATTCAGCAGGCGAAATTCAACTTCGTAAGGCTCTCCCGTAAAGAGAGAATGACTCCAGCGGGCAATACACCCCGGCACATCCTCCGGATGCAGCACATCTTGCCATCCCCAGCCCACCATTTCCTCGAAGGTGCGTTTGAAATATTCTAGAACGCGCTGGTTCACATAATCGAGTGCGCCATCTGGCTGTGCCGTCCATACCTGTTGCGGAATCACTTCAGCTAAAGCGCGAAAGCGCTGTTCGCTCTGCCGTCGTAATTCTTCTGCCCTTTTGCGCTCAGTGATGTCTTGACAGATTGCTACATATTCAACGGGTTTTCCATCGGAATTTAAGACGGGCACAATGGTGGTATCTACCCAGTAACAAGTTCCGTCTTTGGCTCGATTTCTGATTTCGCCATGCCAGACGCTGCAACTACTGATGGTTGCCCACATCTGCTGAAAAAATTCCTTGGGGTGATAGTCAGAATTGATGATGCGGTGATTTTGTCCGAGCAGTTCCTCTTTGGAGTATTGAGAAATTTCGCAGAATTTATCGTTTACATAGTTAATCTTTCCGATCGAGTCAGTGACTGCCACGATTGAAGATTGAGCGAGTGCAAACTTGATGTCTGCCACTTCTTTGAGGGATTCAGACAGTGCAAATTCAGCTCGCTGACGCTCTTGTTGTGCATGAGCGTCTTTGATGGTAATCATCAAGTATCCGGCAATATCAGTTAAGGTGGCTAGCTCATGTTCGCTCCATTTGTATGGTTGCGGCGAGTCAAAGCACAGCAAGCCTACTAACTGGTCGGAATACGGAAACGGTACGTCAAGCATAGACTGAGTTTGGACTGCCAGCAGGACATCAGTGAGAGGTGCTAGCCGGAAGTCTTGGGTAACATCGTTACAGATGAATGATTCGCCCATCTGCAAGGCATTGAGATATTCCGGAGCCGCAGTGAGGTCAACCACCGCTCCTGAGAGTTTCGGCATTCCTAGCGGCTCGATGGAGGAAATTACTGTCAAGATACCTTGGTGATTAATCGTTGAGTAAGCTATTCGCAGATAAGGGAAATATTCGCTAATTTGTTTGAGCGTGCGCTCAATTATTTGCTCTATCGACAAACCAGATCGGGTTTTAGTCGAGATGCTGTTAAGCAACTGAAGACGAGTTTTGCTCTTCAGAAGCGCTGTCTCGGCTCGCTTGGAGAGCGTGATGTCTGTCTGAATGCCAACCAAGTAAAGTAAATCGCCATTATCTGAGAACACGGGCGAAATTTTTAATTGGTTCCAGAAAGGTTGACCATCTTTGCGATAGTTTAGCAGCGTGACTTTAACTTCTCTCGCTTGAGCGATCGCATTCCTAATTTTTGCGATCGCTTCTGGATCGGTATCGGCACCTTGCAAAAACCGGCAGTTACGACCAATCGCTTCCTCTGGCTGATACCCAGTAATTCGGGTGAAAGCTGGGTTCGCGTAAACAATCGGGCAATCTAGTTGATGGGGATCGACGATGACAACTCCATCTGAAACTGACTTTACAGCTTGTGCCAGTTTCAGATTTTCTGCGGCGGCTCGACGCAAGGCATCTTCAGTTTGCTGACGTTTGGTGATATCCATAACTGTGCCGATCGTGCGAACCGTTGTTGCCGTTTCGCTGTAAAGAACTTTGCCTTTTCCCGCTAGCCAGCGGATACTGCCATCAGGACAGACAATGCGGAATTCAATCTCGTGGTCTGTTTTACCCTGAATAGAGTCAGCGATCGCCCCAGCGACAAGTTCCCGATCTTCAGGATGAACCCATTTTAGGAAGCATTCCTGAGTTGCGTCAGTGCCCGGAACTAAACCCAATAGCCCCTCTAAATTATCAGATCCTGTTGGAGCGATTCCTTCACCTGTCAAAAGATTAAAATCCTCAATGTTAGTGCCAGAAGCTGCTCGTCCCAACTGAAATCGGGTTTCTTTCTCCTGAAGTGCTGCTTCAGTTTGCTGTTGATTGATGATAATTTGTTCGAGGTTTGTTAAGTTTTTTCCCAGTTGTAAGTGAGCGATCGCTTGCCTTCCTAATGTCCCCAGTGCTTCCTGCTGTTCCCGGCTTAAATCTCGCGGCACATCATCGAGCGCAGATAGCACCCCTACCATTACGCCCTCAGATGTGATTAAGGGCACACCCGCATAAAATCGGAGTTTTGGGTCGGATTTCACTAAGGCATGGCTAGCAAACCGTTTATCAGACAGGGTATCCCGAACGAGCATCAACTCGCATTCGCAGATTTCTGGTTGCAGGATCGCATAAGTGCAGAAAGCAACATAGGGGTCAGTATCTAGAGTGGAAATGCCCCATTTTGACTGAAGCCAATGTTGTTTACCATCCATAAAGCTGAGCAAAGCCATCTTCGTCTGGCAAATATAGGCCGCTAAACGAGTCAGATCGTCGAAAGCAGCTACAGATATTTGAAGATACGCTAGCTCCGGAGGAGCCGTAACGCTGATGCGATCGGGGATAGAGTCGAGTAGCGGACACCATCGCAGAGCATCGAGCGGGATTGCTCCGTTTCCAGGTATTCTTGCGTTCATGTTAAGCGCCCTTTTCTGCGAATGCTGCACTTTTTAGGAGCTGGCTGTATAAATGTTTACTTTTATTAAAACCGGATGATGAAGGCAGTCTTTGAGACTTACTTTCCCTTTGCCTCTATGAGAAGCTTTATTGAAAGTTATATGATGTAGATGTTCCCTTATTTAGTTACTGAACTTAATCTTTGATACTGCATCGCTTAAGTTAGGTTAGTTGATGCCAGCCACAGACTAAAAGAAACAACCGCGTAAAGTTTAGGTAGGCAATACCCTCTTCACCGCAATTGCCAAGCCACCATCCGTCTTTAGGGAAAGCTAGGTTTTTGGCTGCAAGCAGAAATGCGATCGCGCTTCTGCTTGCAGCCTGCTAACGAAGCCTTTCTAGAGCAACTTGGCAGAACCTTCTCTATCTAGGATTCCCGTCGAGGATATATTTCTATCACAGACTGATATTTTTTGATTAACAAACACCCCATCCGCTCTTTTAGTATTTTTATCTTTACAAAACAAATGCAGCTTCAGTTTGTTTTCTTGTTACAATTATTTAACTATATTCCCGTAATTCTTCTATTCACTGAGCAATAATCCTCAAGCTATAGTGCATATAGTAGAATGTTTATTTTAATAAAATTCAATTTTTGTAAAGCATTTTGAGATAGACAAACATTGAACAAACATTTATTAATAAGGAGTCCTAAAAAACTCAACGAAACTAGAAAAGCCTTAAATTAAGAATAGCTGGACAGGATAGATGTATTCTGACAAAGGAAAGCGATGCTCTCTTACCTACTGGGGCTGACGTTAGAATAATTTGGATTGGGCTTTTTAATCGCCTTTGAACCGAATTCAATGATTGTAGGTTTTTGTATACTAAAAACTGGGTAAAGAAGATGTCTTCAACTTTGAGTGATATACCGACTATCCTAGCAGTGGATGATAGTAGCGTCATGCAGACGCTGATCAAACGTGCCCTAGAAAGAGACTACAAAGTTTTGGTGGCAGATAATGCAGTAGATGCCTTATCGGTGATTTACCACCAGCAGATTTCAATTTTATTACTGGATGTTTCCATGCCAGGGGTAGACGGCTTAGAACTCTGCCGCACAGTCCGGAGTTTACCGCAATTTAGCGAGCTACCCATCATCATGCTGACAGCCCGAGACGGAGTTTTTGATAAAGTACAGGGGCGTCTGGCGGGTGCAACTGAATATTTGACAAAACCCTTTGAGGCTGAGCAACTGCGCCAGATTGTTGGCAGTTTTATTAATTCAAATTGTTCAACTGAAATTTAATTTCCACTCCCTCAAACTAGAAGTGTTAGCGTAGCGAATACTTGTTGGTTAAAATTAGTCACCAACACGATGCCATTGGTTCACATCCCCAACTTCTCTCTCGAAGTCGGGGATCTCGCCTTCAGGAATCATTTAAGACGGTTACACTTATCCGATTCCAGGGTGATTTTGCTGATAGCTCATCGCAAAAATAGAGGCTTGAGATTAGCCATTAGCCATTCCTACTTTTCCGTCAACGTGAAAACCCCATCCCAGTTATCAGGAGGCGGTTCTTGGAGAAACAACTGACAGCGTTTCAGGTGCAAAGCAGCCGCTTTGTCGTTTTTGTCAATTTCTTCCAGAATGGTACCAAACTCACCCATTGCGCGAGTAAACTTGCGATTTAGGTAATACTCGCGTCCTTTATGGTAAAGCTCGATCGTCATTTGCTTTTGATCTGAGATTTTCTCGTCCCGCAGTCCCACCAGTTCATAGATATTCACTGGCGTAGTCTTACCTTTGACTCGAATACAATCAAGTTCTCTTGCCCAAATCAGATTCTTGCAAGGCTGATAAGTGCTTTCGCTAATTACAATATCGCAACCATATTGTTTGCTAGCACCTTCTAAGCGAGATCCCAAATTCACTTCGTCACCAATTGCGGTGAACTCCATGCGCTTACTGGAGCCAATATTACCGCTAATTACCGTACCGGAATTAATCCCAATCCCAATCTTAAACGTTGGGAATCCGATGTCTTGGCGACAGGCATTAAATTCTGTCAAACGATGACGCATTTCGACGGCTGTTTGTACCGACATCCAGGCATGATCCGGCAAGGGTAAGGGAGAACCAAAGACTGCCATAATGGCATCGCCAATATATTTATCGAGGGTGCCTTTGTGTGTAAAAACAGCGTCTACCATCGACTCAAAATATTCATTGAGCATCTGCACCACGTCTTCTGCATTCATACTTTCAGTTAAGGTGGTGTAGCTGCGAATATCTGAGAACAAGATGGAAACTTCTTTTTTATCGCCCCCTAGTTTGGCATCACCGCTATTGATTAACTGTTCTGCCAATTCTTGAGTCATGTAGCGGTACATCGTACTCTTGAGCCGTTTCTCCTGAGAGATGTCATCCATGACTACCAAGGCACCGTAGACGTTGTTATTGTCGCTGGCATCTGCAATGGAGTTAATTGACAGGTGAACGCTATGTTGTTCTTCTTCTGTAGAGAGCAGAGTTTGATCGGGGTAGTATTGCTGGCGGCTTTTTTCTTCAGCGGCGTCTATCGCAGCTTTAAACCATTTAGAAAAGTCACCTTCTTTGATGCGGATTAGATCGGCAATTTTTCTACCTTCTATATGGTCTTCATTTTTAAATCCTAAGAGTCGCTTAGCGCTTTCATTCGCTGCAATAATCTGACCGGATTTATCAGTAGAGAGAACTCCATTAGAAAGGCTGCGGAGAATATCACGCTGCATTTGTTCTTGCTGTTTGACCGTAGCAAACAATTTGGCATTTTGCAGCGCTACACCGGCTTGAATATTAAATGCTTCCATGAAAGCTTCATCACTTTGATTAAAGCTTGCCTTCCAGCATTCGGGAGGTTCGGGCCAAGTTTCCGGATTATAAGGGGGAAATTCTCCCTGTTTTTTCTTATTTACAAGTTGGGTGACACCAATCAACGCTTTGTCAGCGTTAAAGATTGGCATACATAATAAGCTACAAGTACGATAGCCATTTGCCTGATCGACTTGTTTAGACACTTCAGAATCTGGATCGGCATAGAGGTCAAAGGAGATATTCAGGGGTTTGCCGGATTCAGCAACTTTCCCGACATAACCTTTTCCGACTGGCACTCGCAGTTCTCGCATGGAACCGTCGGAAAGAGGGATTCTTGTCCACAAGTCATGGCGATCGCTATCTAACAGCCACAGGGTGCTACGATCTGCATTCATCAGCTCCTGGGCTTCATGCATCACCCGGTTCAGGGTATCTTCTAAGTCGAGATTGCTTTGGCTTAAGGATCGAGTCGCCTTCATCAAAGCATCAGAAGCCCGCTGTCTCTGCGTTGCCATGTAAAAAGAGCGGGAACTTTCTAGAATCAGGCGAATGGAAGGCGCAAATTCTGCAAAAATTCTTTCATCTTTTGAAGTAAAACCATTGAGATCGATTCTTTCCCCTAACGGCTTTCCTGGCTGATTTGGTAAATTTAATTTATTAATTAATTGAACGACAGCGACTAAATTTCCCTCTTCGTTTACCAGAGGTAAAGTCAACATCGTATAGGTGCGATAGCCATTTTCTTGGTCTTTCTTTTTGGCGAACGCAGAGCGCGGATCTTCGTAAAAATCAAAGGGAATATTAATACTTTTTTTATGGGTTGCTACCTCACCGGCAATGCCTTTATCTGCCGGAATCCGCAACTCTAAAGGTCGCCCCTCTGCGCCTTCAGCAAGAATTGACCAGAGTTGGTTCTTTTCTTCATCCAGTAAATAGATGGTTGTGCGATCTGCGCCGAGTAATTCTCCGGTTTTTAAGGTAATGGCATTCAACATTTCTTGAAGAATGGCATCAAACCCCTGACTATCAGTCAACATCGACAGGGTTTGATTGACTACCTGAAGTTTTTCTTCGACACCTGTGACGACTTCTTTGAAAGTTTCCTTATTCAGTGGGGCAAGAAGTGCCGTAAAACTTCCTTCTTTTGTGGCTAATGCACCACCCGTACCAGTAGGAATATTTGTAGGGGTTTGGGGAATTTGATTTCCTGTTTGATTTTCATCGTGGGGAACAACATCAATCACCCTGTCTGTATCGTTCCAACCATGCATTTTGGTAGATGAAGGTGTCATAGATTTTTTCAGATGCCTGAATTTGAGCGAGGTACGAGGCGGTGGAATTATCCTACAAATTTAACAGCCAAACTTTTTGTGCCTAGTGAGCAAATGCCATACTACTTACTCAACAGTTTACTCTTTGTTTTGGGGTTGGATAGAGGGCAGGTTATTTATTTGTTGTTCTTGGTCTTGCGTCCATTATGTTTGACTGCGGCTTGAGCTAGCAAGGACTCTGCAAAAGCGATCGCATCTTTGGCAGAATGTCCCCCAGCTAGTGTTGCTAATTCTTGGCGGCGAGTCTGGTGATTGTCAAGCACGCTGACGCGGACAACCGTGCGTTCGGAAGCCTGAAGGATGTAAGATGTCGGGTCTTCTTCCCGGAGTCCTTGAATTGCTCTCTCTAAGGGGAGGGTTGGATGAATTGCTTCGGCGTTGGTTGTTGAGACTTCGCTCTTTTTCCCAGCCTTCTTGGAGGGATCTGGCTTCTGGCTTCCTTCAACGACGTGTTTATCGACGCGGAAATGGCGGTCAGCCATTGCGGCGACGAGGGGTTGGTGAGTAACGCAAAGAACTTGATGTCCCTGAGAAAGTTGGTGGAGTTTCTCAGCGATCGCTTGGGCAACCCGTCCGGACACCCCGGCATCGATTTCGTCAAAAATTAGGGTTCCGGCGGCTTCCAGTTGCGAGAAACAAGCTTTCAGCGCCAGCAGGAAGCGGCTCATTTCCCCCCCAGAGGCAGTAGCAGACAGCGGTTGCAGGGGTTCGCCTGGGTTGGGGCTAAAATAAAAGGCGATCGCGTCGGCACCTGCTGCGGTTGGGGGACAAGGGGCAATTTTGACTTGAAACTGCACCTTTTCCATCGCTAAAGGCTTGAGTTCTGCCACGAGTCTGTTTTCTAGTTCGCTAGCAGCAACGCCGCGCAAAGCGGTCAACTGGTCAGCCGCAGATATCAAGATTTCATGACATTGAGAATAGAATTTTTCCAGTTCTTCGAGAGAGTGACCGCTATCGGTGAGGAGAGCGAGTTCAGCTTGGATGCTCTGACTGTAGGCGATCGCTTCCCCTAACGTCGGGCCATACTTGCGGCAAATCTGCTTCAGGGTGCGGATGCGCTCTTCTACTTCCGCCAGTCGCTGGGGATCGGCTTCTAAAGAAGCACCGTAAGCATTAATTTGCTGTCCGGCTTCCACCACTTGCGCCAGAGCCGTACTCACCATATCCAGAACGGGTTGCAGCGTGGCATCATACGTTACCATATCAATCAGCGTGGCTTCAGCTTGACCTAATAAGTCTGCACCCGCTGACTCCCCCGCATCATTTTGATAAAGAGCTTGATACACCTGATAACTCAGCTGTTGTAACTCCACCACATGACTTAAGCGCTGGCGTTCTTGTTCGAGCTGTTCTGGCTCATCCGGTTCGCTCAAATTAGCGGCAGTTAATTCTTGGGCTTGATACTGTAGCAAATCGAGCCGTTGCAAGCGTTGCTGCTCGGACTGACGGCGTTTGTCTAGGCGATCTCGTGCTTGTTGGCAGTCGAGATAGGCAGCTTGAACGACTGAGCGTTGCTGTAGCACCGCCTCGCCGCCATAAACATCCAGTAACTCTCGCTGAAGCGCGGGTGCCACGAGTTGCACGGTTTGACCTTGGGCAGTAATTTCTACTAAGCGATCGCGCAGGCGATCCATTAATTGCCGATTGACCAGAACGCCATTGACGCGAGAGCGGCTGCGGAGGCTTCCTTGCAGACAGGCAATCTCCCGACAACAAACCACGGCTGTATCATCCAGCAGCTCGATCTCTTGTTCGGAGAGCCACTCGGTCACAACTCGGTCAACCTTGAAGGTGGCTTCCACCAAAGCGCGATCGCTACCCGTGCGAATCGACCATTTGCTGACTTTTCCGCCCAAGGCGGCGTCAATCGCATCCAGGATAATCGACTTTCCCGCGCCGGTTTCGCCGGTCAGAACATTCAATCCAGAGCCAAATTCCAGCTCCAGATGGTCAATCAAGGCAAAGTTTTCAATCCGTAGGGACAGGAGCATGGAGCAAAATTCACCTTGAGGGAAGAGGGCAGGCAGTGGCAACCCAATGAACAATGGCAAGTGCGAAGCATTTGATGCTGTGCGAGTTATTTAAAAAAGGTACTGGGCTACCAAACTTAGTTTAGTGTTTAGTTTTAAGTCCCGAAACTTTTTCAGGGTAGCGGGAAATTGACCGAACTGGCATTGTCCCCAGCTAGAGCCGGAATACCTTGTCCTGGCGCTTCCCCTACTTATTGTTACAATACTTAACAGAGTTGCTCTGAGTCGGTTCCCAAGCTTATGAATGTTAAAAGAGTCTCCCCTATGTCACATCGGACAGACGCAAGCGATCGCATTTCTACAACAGGTGTGATGAAACCTGCCCAGACAGCGTCCGCCGCGCCAGGAGAGGCGGTCGTGGTGGAGTATGAGCTGACGCCGACAGCAGAGCAATATCCAGCAGCCGTAGATGCCCAAACCGCCTATATCCAAGCAGAAGAACTGCGCTACGACCCCGTCGCCATTACCGATTACTACCGGAGGCGTCCATTCCAAGTTTGGGGGCGATTGTTCAATATTCTGGTGCCGATACTCCGCTTTGGACTGAGTTTGTGGTGGGACAAGCAAACAGGTAGCGTTCCCAAGAACGAGCGGAAACGGGCAATTCGATTGCGGACAATCATCACGAGACTGGGACCCGCCTATATTAAGGTGGGGCAAGCGCTCTCGACCCGACCAGACTTAGTTCCGACGACTTATTTAGACGAACTAAGTCACCTGCAAGACCAACTGCCACCTTTTCCCAATGAATTAGCTTATCGGTTTATTGAGGAAGAATTAGGCGATCGCCCCGAACAAATTTACGCCGAACTCTCCCCCACCCCGGTAGCCGCTGCCTCCTTGGGACAAGTCTACAAAGGCAAGCTCAAGACTGGCGAAACTGTTGCGGTGAAGGTGCAGCGTCCCGGCTTAAGAGAAAACATTGCCCTAGATATTTACATCCTCCGTACCCTTGCCGGGTGGGCACAGAGAAATCTCAAACAGGTGCGGAGCGACCTCGTCTCCATCATGGATGAATTTGGCACCCGCATCTATGAAGAGATGGACTATACCCAAGAGGGTCACAACGCCGAGCGCTTTGCCTCTCTATACGGTCACTTACAAGATATTTACATTCCCAAGATTTACTGGGAATACACCCAGCGTCGCGTCCTGACAATGGAGTGGATTAACGGCACCAAATTGACCCAGCCAGAGGCACTCCGCGCTCAGGGAATTGATGCCGTTCATTTAATCGAGGTTGGCGTTCAGTGTTCGTTGCGGCAATTGCTAGAACATGGCTTTTTCCACGCTGACCCCCATCCAGGTAACTTGTTAGCGACGACTGATGGTCAACTTGCTTATCTGGACTTCGGCATGATGAGCGATGTCAAACCTTATCAGCGGTATGGCTTAATTGAAGCCGTGGTTCACATGGTCAACCGGGACTTTGAAGGCTTAGCCCGCGACTACGTGAATCTAGAGTTTTTAACCCCTGATACTGACCTGACCCCAATTATCCCAGCCCTTTCCAAGGTCTTCAGCAACGCGCTGGGAGCTAGTGTCGCGGAGATGAACTTTAAGAGCATCACCGATGATATGTCGGCGTTGATGTATGAGTATCCCTTCCGCGTTCCAGCCTACTACGCGCTGATTATCCGGTCTCTGGTCACGTTAGAGGGGATTGCGATTAATGTCGATCCCAATTTTAAAGTTCTCAGTAAAGCGTATCCCTACGTTGCCAAGCGCCTCTTGACAGACCCTTCCCCGGAATTGCGGGCATCTCTGCGCGACCTCCTGTTCAAAGACGGCAGTTTCCGCTGGAATCGTCTGGAAAATCTGTTAAAAAATGCCCGTTTCAGTGACGATTATGACCTGACTCAGGTATTGAACCAGACTCTAGATTTTCTGTTCTCAGAGCGGGGTGCATTTATCCGGGAACACCTAACGGATGAAATTGTGAAGGGTATCGATTCGCTGGGACGCCGCACCTTCCAAAATGTCACGTATTCGCTACGCGAACGGGTGGGGATGACAGTGAATGAGGCACCGCCGTCGGCAGAAACGCCCGCCAGTCTGGAGCATATTAAACGGATCTGGGATATTCTCCAGGAAACGAGCGGATTTGACGCGATGCAACTGCTACCCGTGATTCCCCAATTGCTGATGAAGCCAGAAACTCAGCGCATGGGTCAAAAAATTGCCGGGGGTTTGGTGCAGCGAGTGGCGGCGCGGTTGATTCGGGACGTTTTACTTCAGGATGCGCCCCCAAAAGCCTCCCAGAACGGTCACACGCCACGCACTTATCCCCCGACATCACCACGCTTAGCGTTGCCGCCTGCTGCCGCGAGATAGGGCTGTAGAGACCGTCGGGGCACAGGAAAACTAGCTGGGTCACTGAAGAGCGTAAAGAGCGATCGCTCTGGTGACAATCTCGTTCAGTTGAGAATGATCTTAGTTAAGAATTATCTTAGGTTGGGTGGAGCGTCAGCGAAACCCAACTTTTGCTTTATTAGGTTGGTTTTCTGGGCTTAATCTCAACTCACACTTTGATTAGGAAACGTTTACAAGAAAGCTAAGTTTGAGGCGATCGCTTCCCGACTCTTGTTAATCTAAAGCAGCATAGATTGCCAACTGGATTAATCTCTAAGGATTTTGGTCATGAACGCGCAACCACAGATAATTAGACAAAGTGACTTACTCAATCGGCTGGTACTCGATCGCAGTACAGCAGAAGAAGTCGGTCGGGTAGAGCAATTGTGGCTAAATTCTCAATCTCACCAAGTCGTAGGGTTTAGCTGCAAGTCAGGATTTTTGGGTAGTCTGAAACAGGTGTTTAGGTGGGAGCAAATTACTACGATTGGCACCGATAGTATTATCGTCAACAACACTCCAGAAGTTATTGAACCCGAAACACCAATTCAGAAAATTTCTTTAATTGGACATGAGGTGTGGACTGACGCTGGCAACAAAGCTGGCAAAATTATAGACTATCTCTTCAATCCTAAAACCGGCGCTGTTGTTAATTACTTATTTGTTTCTAGTGGTTGGCGCGGTGTTTTGAATGGTGTTTATTTGCTCCCGGTAGAAGCTATTTCTAGCACGGGTAGTAAACGAGCGCTTGTCGCGGATGCCATCGTCCAAACTCCGCAACAGTACACCCAGGGACTTAATCAAAAAATGAGTCAAGCCGCAGAGTTACTGAGAGAAGACTATAAGAAAACTCAGGATGATTTAGAAGCGCTAAAGCGCAGCGCTCAAAATATTGCTGAGCAAGTCAAAGACACAACTGAAACGGTGACTGGGATTGCTAAAGAAAAGTTTTCTGAGGCGACGCAGCGACAAGACACTTCTCAACCAAATGAGACGATAAAAACAATTGATACGACGGCTCAGTCTTCACCAAACGAGCCTCCAGAGCTACCTGGAAACACTAATTAAGCTAATAGGATAAAAAATCGATGATGAAGCACATCAAATAATCTTTACTTATCGGTTTTGATTCAGGTGATTGAGCGGCAACTTAACAGTAAAAGTCGTGCCGCTGCCAACTTCACTTTCGACAGCGATCGCACCATCGTGTAAATCAACACACTCTTTAACGATTGTCAATCCCAGCCCTGTACCAGAGATTGTGCCGACATTCGTTCCTCGATGGAATCGCTCAAACAAGCGTCGTTGGTCCTCTTTTGGGATTCCTATTCCCTCGTCCTGAATTTGGAAGATTGCCTCACGATCCTGACAGATAAGTTCAAAATGAACTTTGCCACCTCTAGGAGAATATTTAATTGCATTTGAAAGCAAATGGTCAATAATTTGTCGCAGCAGCTTTTTATCCAGGTAGGCGTTAGCACACTGCCCTTGATGAATAAAAGTAATCGCGTGTTGGGAGCCTATGCTAAGTTGCAATTCTTCCACCAACTCGCGGCTAAACTCTACTAAATCTAGCGGTATGGGATTAATCTCTAACTTACCAGCCTCTGTTTTATCAAGAAGGAGGATGTCGTTTAACAACCGAGCCATTTGTTTGCTAGCGGCTCTTATTTTCTGGAAATGCGAGTCTTTTTGTACGTCAGATAATTTGTGTTTGTAGCGTTCCAGTAATTCAGCAGACATAGAGATAATTGTCAGTGGCGTGCGGAATTCATGAGATGCAGCCCTGATGAAGCGAGATTTGAGATTGCTAAGTTCTTTTTCTTGTTCTAGTGCTTTTCGGGTTTGTTCCGCCTGTTTGTGGCGTTCGGTGATGTCACGTACTAGCCAGCGCAAACCGATTAAATTGCCGCAGCGATCGCGTATCGCAGCCACGTTCAGTGCAGCTGGGAACGACTGACCTTTTGAGGGTTGTACGCGCACTTCCCAGTCGTGCAACTGCGGGAAGTGATTCAATTCGGTCAATATATCCCTAAAGGTTTTGCGATCTTCCTTAGCCACAAAAATCGCCATCGGTTTGCCGATTAGAGAATTTTGGGTTCGGTTCAGCAAAGACGCCGCCGTGCGGTTAGCCTCCTGAACGATTCCAGAGGTATTCGTCACGATGTACCCGTCTGGG
This window contains:
- a CDS encoding adenylate/guanylate cyclase domain-containing protein codes for the protein MTPSSTKMHGWNDTDRVIDVVPHDENQTGNQIPQTPTNIPTGTGGALATKEGSFTALLAPLNKETFKEVVTGVEEKLQVVNQTLSMLTDSQGFDAILQEMLNAITLKTGELLGADRTTIYLLDEEKNQLWSILAEGAEGRPLELRIPADKGIAGEVATHKKSINIPFDFYEDPRSAFAKKKDQENGYRTYTMLTLPLVNEEGNLVAVVQLINKLNLPNQPGKPLGERIDLNGFTSKDERIFAEFAPSIRLILESSRSFYMATQRQRASDALMKATRSLSQSNLDLEDTLNRVMHEAQELMNADRSTLWLLDSDRHDLWTRIPLSDGSMRELRVPVGKGYVGKVAESGKPLNISFDLYADPDSEVSKQVDQANGYRTCSLLCMPIFNADKALIGVTQLVNKKKQGEFPPYNPETWPEPPECWKASFNQSDEAFMEAFNIQAGVALQNAKLFATVKQQEQMQRDILRSLSNGVLSTDKSGQIIAANESAKRLLGFKNEDHIEGRKIADLIRIKEGDFSKWFKAAIDAAEEKSRQQYYPDQTLLSTEEEQHSVHLSINSIADASDNNNVYGALVVMDDISQEKRLKSTMYRYMTQELAEQLINSGDAKLGGDKKEVSILFSDIRSYTTLTESMNAEDVVQMLNEYFESMVDAVFTHKGTLDKYIGDAIMAVFGSPLPLPDHAWMSVQTAVEMRHRLTEFNACRQDIGFPTFKIGIGINSGTVISGNIGSSKRMEFTAIGDEVNLGSRLEGASKQYGCDIVISESTYQPCKNLIWARELDCIRVKGKTTPVNIYELVGLRDEKISDQKQMTIELYHKGREYYLNRKFTRAMGEFGTILEEIDKNDKAAALHLKRCQLFLQEPPPDNWDGVFTLTEK
- the recN gene encoding DNA repair protein RecN encodes the protein MLLSLRIENFALIDHLELEFGSGLNVLTGETGAGKSIILDAIDAALGGKVSKWSIRTGSDRALVEATFKVDRVVTEWLSEQEIELLDDTAVVCCREIACLQGSLRSRSRVNGVLVNRQLMDRLRDRLVEITAQGQTVQLVAPALQRELLDVYGGEAVLQQRSVVQAAYLDCQQARDRLDKRRQSEQQRLQRLDLLQYQAQELTAANLSEPDEPEQLEQERQRLSHVVELQQLSYQVYQALYQNDAGESAGADLLGQAEATLIDMVTYDATLQPVLDMVSTALAQVVEAGQQINAYGASLEADPQRLAEVEERIRTLKQICRKYGPTLGEAIAYSQSIQAELALLTDSGHSLEELEKFYSQCHEILISAADQLTALRGVAASELENRLVAELKPLAMEKVQFQVKIAPCPPTAAGADAIAFYFSPNPGEPLQPLSATASGGEMSRFLLALKACFSQLEAAGTLIFDEIDAGVSGRVAQAIAEKLHQLSQGHQVLCVTHQPLVAAMADRHFRVDKHVVEGSQKPDPSKKAGKKSEVSTTNAEAIHPTLPLERAIQGLREEDPTSYILQASERTVVRVSVLDNHQTRRQELATLAGGHSAKDAIAFAESLLAQAAVKHNGRKTKNNK
- a CDS encoding AarF/ABC1/UbiB kinase family protein; amino-acid sequence: MNVKRVSPMSHRTDASDRISTTGVMKPAQTASAAPGEAVVVEYELTPTAEQYPAAVDAQTAYIQAEELRYDPVAITDYYRRRPFQVWGRLFNILVPILRFGLSLWWDKQTGSVPKNERKRAIRLRTIITRLGPAYIKVGQALSTRPDLVPTTYLDELSHLQDQLPPFPNELAYRFIEEELGDRPEQIYAELSPTPVAAASLGQVYKGKLKTGETVAVKVQRPGLRENIALDIYILRTLAGWAQRNLKQVRSDLVSIMDEFGTRIYEEMDYTQEGHNAERFASLYGHLQDIYIPKIYWEYTQRRVLTMEWINGTKLTQPEALRAQGIDAVHLIEVGVQCSLRQLLEHGFFHADPHPGNLLATTDGQLAYLDFGMMSDVKPYQRYGLIEAVVHMVNRDFEGLARDYVNLEFLTPDTDLTPIIPALSKVFSNALGASVAEMNFKSITDDMSALMYEYPFRVPAYYALIIRSLVTLEGIAINVDPNFKVLSKAYPYVAKRLLTDPSPELRASLRDLLFKDGSFRWNRLENLLKNARFSDDYDLTQVLNQTLDFLFSERGAFIREHLTDEIVKGIDSLGRRTFQNVTYSLRERVGMTVNEAPPSAETPASLEHIKRIWDILQETSGFDAMQLLPVIPQLLMKPETQRMGQKIAGGLVQRVAARLIRDVLLQDAPPKASQNGHTPRTYPPTSPRLALPPAAAR
- a CDS encoding PRC-barrel domain-containing protein, with amino-acid sequence MNAQPQIIRQSDLLNRLVLDRSTAEEVGRVEQLWLNSQSHQVVGFSCKSGFLGSLKQVFRWEQITTIGTDSIIVNNTPEVIEPETPIQKISLIGHEVWTDAGNKAGKIIDYLFNPKTGAVVNYLFVSSGWRGVLNGVYLLPVEAISSTGSKRALVADAIVQTPQQYTQGLNQKMSQAAELLREDYKKTQDDLEALKRSAQNIAEQVKDTTETVTGIAKEKFSEATQRQDTSQPNETIKTIDTTAQSSPNEPPELPGNTN